A window of Bacteroidota bacterium genomic DNA:
CCTCCGCACCGGCAGAGAAAATGGCTATATCAGGATTGGCTTCCAATGCTTCCCCCATACTGATCACCTTGTATTCTTCACCCGAAAACACAACCTTCTCCCCATATGACCTGCTCGAAGCTACCGGTACCAGCTCAGTCTCAAAAAAAAGCCGGCTTTCCTGAAGAACCTCCAGTATAGTACGGCCAACCTGGCCGGTAACACCAATTACCGCGATTTTCATAAGCTTTCTGTTGTTTATCTGTTGGTCAATACTTATCCAAACTAACTGCCTCATTCCCAATATCAACGCAAATCCGCCTCAATCCTGCACTCACTTCCCCCCTCTCCTTCAAGCCACCTCATCCCCAAACCCCTTCTCCTTCAAGCCACCTCATCCCCAAACCCCTTCTCCTGAAGGAGAAGGGGCTTCCGCGCTAATCTTACATACCACAACACATCACCTTCACTTTTGCAGTCACTCCCCCCCTCTCCTTCAGGAGAGGGGCCGGGGGTGAGGTGGTTCTTTCACCCACGGGTGAGGTGCTCTTTTCACCAACGGCTGAAGTGCTTCACCCACTCCCCCCCTCTCCTTCAGGAGAGGGGCCGGGGGTGAGGTGCTTTTATCACCGCGGGTGAGGTGCTTTTATCACCGCGGGTAAAGTGCTTCCATCACCGAAGCTGAAGTGCTTCCATCCCCAGGGGTATATTTCCCCTTTTCCGGAACTAATGATTAGCAACACTTCAACAATTACCGGACTAAACAACAAAATTATGAAAATGATCAGAATTACAACATGTTTTATGATGCTTCCGGCATTAAGTTTCTGCCAGTTAAACGATGGCTTCGATGATGGCGATTTCCTGAATCAGCCGGCATGGACTGGTAATACTGCAAAATTCAGGGTTAATGAGGATTACCGGCTGCAACTGAACGACAGCGATGCGGGTACTGCCTTCCTGGTAACTGCTGTTGCAGGAAGCGGGGAGCTGGAATGGCGCTTCAATGCCAACCTGAAGTTCAGCCCTTCCGGGAATAATAATGCCCGCATTTACCTGTTCTCTTCTCAACCCGACCTCACCGGAAACACGGAGGCTTTCTTTATCCAGCTTGGAGAAGCCGGCTCCGATGATGCCCTGGAGCTTTTCTTCCAGGATGGCCAGGAAATTCAAAGCATTTGCCGTGGGATTCCCGGTAACCTCGCCTCATCATTTAATATTTCTGTTAAGATATTGTACGATAATGGATTATGGGAAATACTGTCCGATCCCCTGGGTGGACAATATTACCAGGAAGAAACCTGTGGCCAGGCCATCCTGAATATTGAAAACGGCTATCTGGGGGTACTTTGCACCTATACCAAAAGCAACTGCACCAAATTCTATTTCGACAATTTCTACATGGGCCCGGTTTGTCAGGATACTATACCTCCTCATGTAGAAAATCTTTCTATCATTGACTCACTAAGCCTCAATCTTACATTCAGCGAAAACCTGGACATTTCCTTCGCCACCCTCCCTCAACACTACATCCTGCAACCTGCTTCCCTGCATCCTGATACTGCCATATGCTTGCCTGAAAACCCATCTTCCTTGCTATTGCTTTTCCAGGATGCCTTCCCGAATAAACAAACCTGTTACCTCTCGCTCCAGGGGCTTGCAGACCTTTCAGGAAACATAATGCCCGACACAGCCATCCCATTTACCTGGTTTTTACCCGTTTACGGGGATGTGGTGATCAGCGAGATCATGGCAGATCCTTCCCCACCGGTCGGCCTGCCGGATGCAGAATATGTTGAACTTTACAATGCTTCAGGATATCCGGTGGATATGAACGGATGGTCGTTGACTTATGGCGAAACGAAAAGAGACATTTCCGGATTGATTGCTCTGCCCCCGCAAGGCTATCTCATCCTGACAGCAGAATCCATGCTTTCCATGCTGGAACCCTTTGGCCTTATAGCAAGCCTCGAAAGCCTGAGCCTGCCTAACAACGGGACTTCTCTTTCTCTGGCCAGCCGCAATAATACAATCATCCACGAAATGTACTACGATCCCCTTTGGCACACCTCTTCCGATAAAAAGGAAGGTGGATATTCCCTCGAAATGGTTAATACTTTCAATCCCTGCCTCCTGGAAGACAACTATATAACCAGTACTTCGCCTTATGGCGGATCGCCGGGCACAGAGAACCCCGTAAACAACCCATTCCAACCGGAAATCAACATGGAAAACCTTTGTGTGCTTTCCGATTCGGAAATTATGCTGACTTTCAGCCAGGGAATGGATGCCGGCATCATGGGATGGGCTGACCATTTCAGGATATTTCCGGGAGGAATGGTCCCTTGTAAGATCACCGGAAACGGTAATTACAACAAGCAATTCCTGCTGGAGTTAACAGGAAAGCTTCAAAGCGGGTTGATTTACGAACTGGAAACAGAAGCGGGGTTGTTGAATTGCAATGGGACTGTGCAAACATCCCTGATCAGAAAAAAGTTAGGCCTTCCTGTCGATCCTTTCGCTAACAGCATTGTGATCAATGAGATCCTTTTCGATCCCCTGGATGGCTGTGGGGAATATATTGAATTGTACAACGCATCTTCAGAAACACTGGAGCTGAGTGAATGTGGCTTATACACCGTAAAAGAACGATGGCCGGATCCTCCCGATACCACCGGCGGAATTCTGACGGATTGCTGTTTACAGCTTCTTCCTGGTGAATATGTTGTATTTACCGGTTGCCCTGAGAAAGTGAGAGAATGCTATTATGTACCCGGCATGTCAAGGATCCTGTGCAACCCCAATTTCCCTTCACTGAACAACGAATCGGGCCGTATCCTGCTTACCGGACCAGATAATTTATGCCTCGACGCAGTGGATTACTCCGTGGATATGCATTATCCTTTGCTTGTGTTCACCGACGGTATCTCCCTGGAACGTATTAACCCTGCTTTTCCCTCCTCAGATCCTGAAAACTGGCACAGTGCAGCGCAGGACTTTGGCTTTGGCACTCCCGGAAGATTAAATTCCCAGTATGCAGAAGTGACGGAATCAACAGATATATTAAACGTAACTCCCAAAGTCATTTACCCCGGCAGCGGCAGCGGGGAAAACAGCGTGTGTACCATCGCTTATCAACTTGAACAGACCGGCTGTACAGGCAATCTGTTAATTTTCGACGATATGGGATATCCCCTCAGAAGACTGGCAGAACAGGTATTGCTCGGTGCTTCCGGGACCTTCATCTGGGATGGCCTCGATGAACGCAATACACCTTGCCGGAAAGGTATTTATATAATTTATTTCCAGGTAACAGGAATGGACGGAAAAGTGAGTAAATGCAAAGAAACCGTTGTAGTGGCCGGATATTGAACCAATCAGCGCCGCAGCTTCTCTTCCCACCACAACCACATGGCAAAGATCACCACATAAAAGAAAGGCCGGAATAGATAATCATGACTGAAATGCCAGTAATTCGGCCATTCCATGATAACGACCGAAAGCCCGGTGACCCGGAAAAGATTGGTTAAATGGACTACCACAATTCCCATTGGGATAAACCATAGCTTTTTCATCCACGGACCAGGATAAAGCATCATCAGCAGCACGAACTGCACCATGGGTTTTAGTCCCGAACAACCTGTGTTAATTGCTATATACCCGTTATTACTGAAGTACATGGTGTTGTTTGCCGTAGTGATCTCAATCCCAAGAACATGCTGAACAAACCAGGAGCCCTGCCGGAATACTATGTCTGCCATAAAATTCCCGGCTGCATTCATAAAATCCTGTATAGGGAAATAATGCAGCCGATAAGCCCATAAGCGCCAGGCAACATGGATGATCACCGTGATCAGCATGAAAATCATCACACCCTTGAGCGGTTTCAGCTTATAGCGATCGAGCAGAGCGTCGAGTTTTTCTGTATAACCCATCATGAAATTTTATTGAGGAGCGAAGATAAACATTTAATTTAGAATCGCAGATCTGTTCTCCGATCTCCGATCTGCGATCTTCGATTACAACATCGGTTGTGTTATTCACACAAAATTTCCCTAACTTCGTCATAGGAAAAAGAAAACGGTTTTTATGAAACGATCCCGAAGGCGCAGGCCTGTAAAGCCAGGTTTGCTGCAGCGTATACGCGATTATTTCCGCGGGCTCAAAGCACGCAGGGAGGAAAACGCACGCAAGAGATACAAAAAAAAGATTGCCCGCCGGCATCACCGTGACAGCATACGCAGGGAGAAAAAAATGCAGGCGGCATTACGAAAAGCTGAGAAAGCGAGGCCGGAACGTTCGCTTTTCAATTTCATCTCCTTACCTTCATTCAACAGAAGTGCGGTTTTTCAGTTTGTTAACTCCCTGACTCTCTTTATCC
This region includes:
- a CDS encoding lamin tail domain-containing protein, producing the protein MKMIRITTCFMMLPALSFCQLNDGFDDGDFLNQPAWTGNTAKFRVNEDYRLQLNDSDAGTAFLVTAVAGSGELEWRFNANLKFSPSGNNNARIYLFSSQPDLTGNTEAFFIQLGEAGSDDALELFFQDGQEIQSICRGIPGNLASSFNISVKILYDNGLWEILSDPLGGQYYQEETCGQAILNIENGYLGVLCTYTKSNCTKFYFDNFYMGPVCQDTIPPHVENLSIIDSLSLNLTFSENLDISFATLPQHYILQPASLHPDTAICLPENPSSLLLLFQDAFPNKQTCYLSLQGLADLSGNIMPDTAIPFTWFLPVYGDVVISEIMADPSPPVGLPDAEYVELYNASGYPVDMNGWSLTYGETKRDISGLIALPPQGYLILTAESMLSMLEPFGLIASLESLSLPNNGTSLSLASRNNTIIHEMYYDPLWHTSSDKKEGGYSLEMVNTFNPCLLEDNYITSTSPYGGSPGTENPVNNPFQPEINMENLCVLSDSEIMLTFSQGMDAGIMGWADHFRIFPGGMVPCKITGNGNYNKQFLLELTGKLQSGLIYELETEAGLLNCNGTVQTSLIRKKLGLPVDPFANSIVINEILFDPLDGCGEYIELYNASSETLELSECGLYTVKERWPDPPDTTGGILTDCCLQLLPGEYVVFTGCPEKVRECYYVPGMSRILCNPNFPSLNNESGRILLTGPDNLCLDAVDYSVDMHYPLLVFTDGISLERINPAFPSSDPENWHSAAQDFGFGTPGRLNSQYAEVTESTDILNVTPKVIYPGSGSGENSVCTIAYQLEQTGCTGNLLIFDDMGYPLRRLAEQVLLGASGTFIWDGLDERNTPCRKGIYIIYFQVTGMDGKVSKCKETVVVAGY
- a CDS encoding exosortase/archaeosortase family protein → MMGYTEKLDALLDRYKLKPLKGVMIFMLITVIIHVAWRLWAYRLHYFPIQDFMNAAGNFMADIVFRQGSWFVQHVLGIEITTANNTMYFSNNGYIAINTGCSGLKPMVQFVLLMMLYPGPWMKKLWFIPMGIVVVHLTNLFRVTGLSVVIMEWPNYWHFSHDYLFRPFFYVVIFAMWLWWEEKLRR
- a CDS encoding aspartate-semialdehyde dehydrogenase, which produces MKIAVIGVTGQVGRTILEVLQESRLFFETELVPVASSRSYGEKVVFSGEEYKVISMGEALEANPDIAIFSAGAE